The following proteins are encoded in a genomic region of Rhizobium sp. CCGE531:
- a CDS encoding beta-ketoacyl-ACP synthase, whose translation MSKAQNDVVITGIGVVTCQGVGKDAHVALLKADKAPPTIVETEKFKPYPVHPLPEIDWSQQIPKRGDQRQMENWQRIGVFTAGLALDDAGFKDDLEACGTMDMIVAAGGGERDTNVDTLIVNEGLKRNDRELLLNEKLTTELRPTLFLAQLSNLLAGNISIVHKVTGSSRTFMGEEAAGISAVETAFHRIKSGESSHALVGGAFSAERLDMILLIEAINAHAQGDWHPVWSRKPEDRGMIMGSLSAFLVLESRAHAEGRGAHIYATIDAVEGDRGRRDEGKFEARLERLLAPARQVSGDATVVFSGTTAIPDLAQREKTVLEAQLPGSAIRAYSGVSGHGLESQFPLGLAFAALALANQAKVPPFDAGHEKPMATGARKAVVTTVGHSRGEGIAVLSAEA comes from the coding sequence GTGTCGTTACCTGTCAGGGCGTCGGCAAGGATGCGCATGTCGCCCTTTTGAAGGCGGACAAGGCGCCGCCGACCATCGTCGAAACCGAGAAGTTCAAGCCCTATCCCGTGCATCCGCTGCCTGAGATCGATTGGTCGCAGCAGATTCCAAAGCGGGGCGATCAGCGCCAGATGGAAAACTGGCAGCGCATCGGCGTCTTCACCGCGGGCCTTGCTCTCGACGATGCAGGCTTCAAGGATGATCTGGAAGCCTGCGGCACCATGGACATGATCGTTGCCGCCGGTGGTGGCGAGCGCGACACCAATGTCGATACGCTGATCGTCAACGAAGGCCTGAAGCGCAACGACCGCGAATTGCTTCTAAACGAGAAGCTGACGACCGAACTGCGGCCGACCTTGTTCCTGGCGCAGCTTTCCAACCTGCTTGCCGGCAACATTTCGATCGTCCACAAGGTGACGGGCTCGTCGCGCACCTTCATGGGTGAGGAAGCCGCCGGCATTTCCGCCGTCGAGACTGCTTTTCATCGCATCAAGTCGGGCGAATCGAGCCATGCTCTCGTGGGTGGCGCCTTTTCTGCTGAACGCCTGGACATGATCCTGCTGATCGAGGCGATCAATGCCCACGCTCAGGGTGATTGGCATCCCGTCTGGTCGCGCAAGCCGGAAGACCGCGGCATGATCATGGGATCGCTGAGCGCGTTCCTCGTTCTTGAATCGCGTGCCCATGCCGAGGGCCGCGGCGCGCATATCTATGCAACCATCGATGCAGTCGAGGGCGATCGCGGTCGTCGCGACGAGGGCAAGTTCGAAGCGCGGCTGGAGCGCCTGCTGGCGCCTGCCAGGCAGGTGTCCGGCGACGCGACGGTCGTCTTTTCCGGCACGACGGCAATCCCCGATTTGGCCCAGCGCGAAAAAACCGTGCTCGAGGCGCAGCTTCCGGGCTCGGCCATCCGCGCCTATTCCGGCGTTTCCGGCCACGGACTGGAAAGCCAGTTTCCGCTCGGGCTCGCCTTCGCAGCACTTGCCCTCGCCAACCAGGCCAAGGTTCCGCCGTTCGATGCCGGCCACGAAAAGCCGATGGCGACGGGTGCGCGCAAAGCGGTGGTAACGACCGTCGGCCATTCGCGCGGTGAAGGCATCGCCGTACTTTCCGCTGAAGCGTGA